Within Candidatus Poribacteria bacterium, the genomic segment GATGATGAACGCCCAATCCACTTGTGAAACGTCCGGTCCAACGCTCTTGTTCTGGAGGTTGGCATCTGGGTACGACAGGGTCCAGACACCTTGGAGTACCACCTTCTCTTCATTTGAATCGGGCACGGACATCGTCGCGAATACGTATGGTTCTTCTACTTTGATCGTATCTGGTAGGAGGGGACCCCCTCCGTTTGCACAGAAGTGAAGGGGAGACGGCTTTTTGTAGAAATTTCCCGGCCCGTATTGTGCCAGTGTATAAAGACTGTCCTCAGCGCGAGTCGTTAAGTGATTCAAAGATTCGGCGACAGCATCCCGATATCGCTGGACATGTTTCGGATGCTCTCGGAGATGTCTAACGGCATTGGTTACCATCAGTGCCAGCAACAATACAGTTGTTAGAGCGAATCGGAGGCTATTGAGGTTATCGTAGATTTCGCGTTTGGTAATATGCCAAATCATCCTACACCTCACTCCTGACGAAAATCAAAAATATAATTGTGAACAGGATTAAGTTAATCATCAATAGGAAGAATAAATCCGGTAACGCTCGCTTTGCATTGATGTCTATACCACTCTTCTGAAAGGAAAACTGCGGGAGTGCGTCCCAGTCAGCCGTGCCTTGATCGGCAGCAAACCATTGTCGTGATTCAAATATCTTTTCGTCATAGAAATAGTCAAGGACTGCTTGTCGGTAACGTTGAACAGCGTAGAAAAAGTCTTGAATACCCGCTAAATCGGTGCCTGCCCAGGCTTCCGTTGCCGCGTCATACAACCCGACGGGTGAAAATTTCAGTAAGGTGCGACCGAGATTTGCGGGTTGGATATAGATGGCCTCTAAGGCGGGTTTACGAACAAGCCACGTGCGTTGGACGGTATTAACAGTCTCTCTATTGTAGAAGCGGTAATAATTCTGTACAAGTGGGACCTGTGGCTCAGATTCTGCTCCAATTTTTCCGGCGTAGAATCCGGTTTGGTGGAAATAGAGTAATATTGCCGGTTTGTCTTCACGCGGACTGAAGGAGTATTCAACGCCCTTGAGGTCAAATGCCCCACTTTCGCCGTTACGCGATAAGGGACCTAAGACGGGATCATTGCGTAGAAACTGCTTGCGTTCTCTCTCCCATTCTTCCCACATCTGTTTGATTTGATGATAGGCGGAGGTTTGCGTCTCCGGTTGCGGGGTGGTTTCAACAGCGGTAAGAATCAGGTTTGGATACACGAGGACTAAGAATCCCCAGACAAACATGCAAAGCATGAGTGCGGTACTGGTTCGACGCGTCATCGCGGAGATGCACATACCGATGAGGTAGAACAGCGATAGATAAAGGAGTGATGTGAGGACAATCCCACCGATGCGAAGGAAATCATCCGTATTCAAGAAAATCGCAGTCGATGTCGTCAGCAAGATAATCGACAGGAGAAGGCTGATTAGTAAAGGCGCAAGTAGACAGAGCATCGCGCTGATGTACTTGGCAAATAGGATGGACCCGCGTCGGATGGGGTGCGTCAGCACGAGGCGTAAGGTGCCGCGTTCCCGTTCACCAGCGAGCGCATCGTAAGCGAAAATCAGGGCGAGCAGACTTAGGACCCCTTGAAAAACAAGCGCGATGTCAATTGAAGTGAAGAGGTTGAGAAACGGGTTATTCGCCCCGTGCTTCCTTGCATCCCAAATAGTTGGCACAAACCCGTGGTATACATTAACTTTGTTACCTACCCGCTTGTCTAATCCCAAATTGAAAATGCTCAATGGGTTCGGGGAACGATGAGCAACTAACCCTCCAAGGTAATACGAATAGGTTTTCTCCTCGCGTAATTCCCGGTAACTTTCCTGAGTAGCCGTATTGTAAGCCGTCAGTCGCTGTTCATAGTCCTTGAGGAGTACAACGGTATTCGCAACGACAAGCAAGAGTGTAATGAAAACAGCTGCGGCAAATCGAAATGTCATCAGATTGTCGAGGAGTTCTCGACGGATAAGTGTGAATAGCATCTATTATACCTCAACGCGCACAAAGGCGAGATACGCGCCTGAGAAAAAAACAAGGAAAAATAGAACCAATAGTAATAAATCCACTGCCGCAGTATTGAAATCGCGACTGAGGCTGAGTGTATCTTCAAATTTCGGTATTGCCTCTGGATTGATAGGTTTCTGTGACATTCCTTCACGGACACCAATGATATGAGGGCTGTCGGGGTCTGCCCTATCCATATCTCCGACGAATTCTCGGTATTCGCGGGCGTAGCGTTGCACGTTCTCCACGAATTGTCGGTGCCGTTCAAACCCCGTTCCAGCAAACGCTTCAAGAAGGTGTTGGACAATCGCAACGGGCGAAATGCGGGTGACGGAACGCGCCAGTTGGATTTGAGCATGTTCCTGGTTTAAGTGTTCGTGGCTCAAACGTTCCCGCTGTGCTGCTTCGTCAGTGACATACTCGCCTCCTAACTGTATTTTTTTCGCTGACAACTCATCTGTGTTTTGCAAACGAGTCTCGTAGGTGTCTTTGAGTTCATTATGAAGTTGATTCCGGCGTTCAAAGAATTCATCATAAGTCATCGGTGTTGAAAATCCGCTGGCAATGGAGGCGAGCGTACTCGGCATAAAAACGACAAAAGTTACCCACATCAACAGGAGTGTCACAAGACTCGCCGCGTTTTGCTGTACACGCGACGATACTAACAGACCTAACGCAAGAAATAGACACAGGTACAGAAGCGCGATAGAAAAAATAATACCTAAACGGCTCCACGCTTCGGTGCTGAGTTGGACATCGTTAGACGTGGAAATTACTAACAGGTTCATCAACACAGAAAGCGTAAACGGGACGCTAATACTTATCAAGGCGCCTAAAAACTTGCCAAGTAGCACAGTATGACGTGGGACCGAGTTAGCTAACATCAAACGCAGTGTGCCGCGTTCACGTTCACCGGAGATCGAATCAAAGGTGAACAAGATCGCGATGAGGCTCAAAACGTACCCAATCACAAACCCCCAATCTACTTTGATAGTGTCTGGACGAATATTTTTTGAATTGAGCGTCGCGGGTAGATATAACAGCTGCCAGAAACCCCTTAAGTCATCGGTGGTCCAAAAGACAAATTCGCCATTGACTCTATCTGACAAAAAAATATCGCCCCCCTCTGCACAGAAATGGAGTGGAGACGGCTTTTTGTAAAGATTTCCGGGACCCCATTGCGCAATTTCATATAAATCTGTTCGAGCCCTTAAGCGGTTCAGCGATTCTGTGACGGCATCATGATATTTCTGTATCCGCACAGGATGTTCCCGGAGATGCACAATAGCATTGGTCAGCATCAAACCGAAAAGCAACACTGTTGCCAAAGCAAAGCGGAGGCTATTGAGATTGTCGTAGAGTTCGCGTTTTGCGATATGCCAAATCATTTTTTCGGCTGTCGGCTGTCAGCAATCAGCTTTCAGCAAAGATAGGTTGTGCCTTATGAGTAATTGTAATCAGCAGTTTGTAGCAGGAACTAAACGATCAACTTTGCAAGCGTCTCTTAACTGACCGCTGAGAGCGCAGCGACCTGACAGCTGACAGCCACTTTACACTTCACTTCTTTGGAAAACCAGAAGTATCACTATAAAGAGCAAGAGGTTCATTATTAGTAACAAGAGTAAATCTGGTAGTGCTCGTTCTACGTTTATTCTCACATCGCTTCTCTGAAAAGAAAACCGAGGTAAATTGTCCCAATCCACCATCTCCTTGTCTGCAGAAAACCATTGCCGAGAGCCGAATGCGTTTTTATCGTAGTAATAGTCAACCACAGTCCGTCGATACTTTCGCGCTGCCTCGAAAAAATCTCTGAGTCCGGACAGGTCCGTGCCTGCCCACGCCTGCGTTGCAGCATCGTACATCCCGACGGGTGAAAACCTCAAAAGGATTCGATCAACTATCGCTGGCTGAACGAAGACAGTATCAAGTGCTGTTTTTCGGATAAGCCATGTTCGCTCTGCGGCATCAACGCTTCGTGGTACAAGGAAGCGGTAATAATCCTGCGCGTGTGGCACCTGAGGTTCGGATTCCTCATTAAGCTCCAAAACGTGTGCGCCAGCACCGTAATGATAATAGAAGACCGATGCATCCTCGTAAAAGTATTCATAGGCGAAACCTGACCGTACCATACCAAAACTCGGA encodes:
- a CDS encoding ABC transporter permease subunit; the encoded protein is MLFTLIRRELLDNLMTFRFAAAVFITLLLVVANTVVLLKDYEQRLTAYNTATQESYRELREEKTYSYYLGGLVAHRSPNPLSIFNLGLDKRVGNKVNVYHGFVPTIWDARKHGANNPFLNLFTSIDIALVFQGVLSLLALIFAYDALAGERERGTLRLVLTHPIRRGSILFAKYISAMLCLLAPLLISLLLSIILLTTSTAIFLNTDDFLRIGGIVLTSLLYLSLFYLIGMCISAMTRRTSTALMLCMFVWGFLVLVYPNLILTAVETTPQPETQTSAYHQIKQMWEEWERERKQFLRNDPVLGPLSRNGESGAFDLKGVEYSFSPREDKPAILLYFHQTGFYAGKIGAESEPQVPLVQNYYRFYNRETVNTVQRTWLVRKPALEAIYIQPANLGRTLLKFSPVGLYDAATEAWAGTDLAGIQDFFYAVQRYRQAVLDYFYDEKIFESRQWFAADQGTADWDALPQFSFQKSGIDINAKRALPDLFFLLMINLILFTIIFLIFVRSEV
- a CDS encoding ABC transporter permease subunit, giving the protein MIWHIAKRELYDNLNSLRFALATVLLFGLMLTNAIVHLREHPVRIQKYHDAVTESLNRLRARTDLYEIAQWGPGNLYKKPSPLHFCAEGGDIFLSDRVNGEFVFWTTDDLRGFWQLLYLPATLNSKNIRPDTIKVDWGFVIGYVLSLIAILFTFDSISGERERGTLRLMLANSVPRHTVLLGKFLGALISISVPFTLSVLMNLLVISTSNDVQLSTEAWSRLGIIFSIALLYLCLFLALGLLVSSRVQQNAASLVTLLLMWVTFVVFMPSTLASIASGFSTPMTYDEFFERRNQLHNELKDTYETRLQNTDELSAKKIQLGGEYVTDEAAQRERLSHEHLNQEHAQIQLARSVTRISPVAIVQHLLEAFAGTGFERHRQFVENVQRYAREYREFVGDMDRADPDSPHIIGVREGMSQKPINPEAIPKFEDTLSLSRDFNTAAVDLLLLVLFFLVFFSGAYLAFVRVEV